One Burkholderia pyrrocinia DNA segment encodes these proteins:
- a CDS encoding cupin domain-containing protein gives MNLRSFSVASRAAVAAVSIIAGAASPALAQDAGARPRVAETVLLQATHAWDGSPYRAYPTRQPEVTVVRYTIPPHAVLPWHTHPSINVGYVLSGHLNAVRRSDGKRLALGPGDVVPEMVGGAHRGETGDEAAELIVFYAGTPGAPLTVPDSED, from the coding sequence ATGAACCTGCGCTCATTTTCCGTTGCTTCCCGGGCCGCTGTCGCGGCCGTGTCGATCATCGCCGGCGCGGCGTCGCCCGCGCTCGCGCAGGATGCCGGCGCGCGCCCCCGCGTCGCCGAAACGGTGCTGCTGCAGGCCACGCACGCGTGGGACGGCTCGCCGTATCGGGCATACCCGACGCGTCAGCCGGAAGTGACGGTCGTACGCTACACCATCCCGCCGCACGCCGTCCTGCCGTGGCACACGCATCCGTCGATCAACGTCGGTTACGTGCTGTCGGGCCATCTGAACGCCGTGCGCCGCAGCGACGGCAAGCGGCTGGCGCTCGGTCCCGGCGATGTGGTGCCGGAAATGGTCGGCGGCGCCCATCGCGGCGAAACCGGCGACGAAGCCGCCGAACTGATCGTGTTCTACGCCGGCACGCCCGGCGCACCGCTGACGGTTCCGGACAGCGAAGACTGA
- a CDS encoding TIGR00730 family Rossman fold protein, translating into MNKRKVIPSLRSLADQERATAKKARASWQMFTIMAEFIEATEYLSEIRPAVSIYGSARLKPDTPHYKLAAQIARKLSDAGFAVISGGGPGIMEAANKGAHAGKAPSVGLNIELPHEQAGNHYQDISLRFRHFFTRKVTFVKNSDAVIVMPGGFGTLDELSEVLTLIQTKKSRLVPIILVGSTFWQGLLQWFRDQLIPMGLINPEDMDLMQVIDDPDQVLDAVLAFYEDSGEEEGSDEEGHPPRPEEDRMFYL; encoded by the coding sequence ATGAACAAGAGAAAAGTGATTCCGAGTCTGCGTTCGCTCGCAGATCAAGAACGCGCGACGGCCAAGAAGGCGCGCGCATCGTGGCAGATGTTCACGATTATGGCAGAGTTTATCGAGGCGACCGAGTACCTGTCGGAGATCCGCCCGGCTGTCAGCATCTACGGCTCTGCCCGTCTCAAACCCGATACGCCGCACTACAAGCTGGCCGCGCAGATCGCGCGCAAGCTGTCCGACGCCGGCTTCGCCGTGATCTCCGGCGGCGGCCCCGGCATCATGGAAGCGGCGAACAAGGGCGCGCACGCCGGCAAGGCGCCGTCGGTCGGCCTGAACATCGAGCTGCCGCACGAGCAGGCCGGCAACCACTACCAGGACATCTCGCTGCGCTTCCGCCACTTCTTCACGCGCAAGGTCACGTTCGTGAAGAATTCGGATGCGGTGATCGTGATGCCGGGCGGTTTCGGCACGCTCGACGAGCTGTCCGAAGTGCTCACGCTGATCCAGACGAAAAAATCGCGCCTCGTGCCGATCATTCTCGTCGGCAGCACGTTCTGGCAGGGGCTGCTGCAGTGGTTCCGCGACCAGCTCATTCCGATGGGCCTGATCAATCCGGAAGACATGGATCTGATGCAGGTGATCGACGATCCCGACCAGGTGCTCGACGCAGTGCTCGCGTTCTACGAGGACAGCGGCGAGGAAGAAGGTTCGGACGAAGAGGGGCATCCGCCGCGCCCCGAAGAAGACCGGATGTTCTATCTGTAA
- the polA gene encoding DNA polymerase I, whose product MPEERNLEGKTLLLVDGSSYLYRAYHAMPDLRGPGGEPTGALYGIINMLRRMRKEVSAEYSACVFDAKGKTFRDDLYADYKANRPSMPPDLALQVEPIHGAVRALGWPLLMVEGVEADDVIGTLAREAERHGMNVIVSTGDKDLAQLVTDRITLVNTMTNETLDRDGVIAKFGVPPERIIDYLALIGDTVDNVPGVEKCGPKTAVKWLSQYDSLDGVIAHAGDIKGVVGDNLRRALDFLPLGRQLVTVETACDLAPHLESIEASLKSDGEARDLLRDIFARYGFKTWLREVDSAPAEGGGADAPEGEPAPVVAADIVREYDTIQTWEQFDAWFATIDAAALTAFDTETTALDPMLARLVGLSFSVEPGKAAYLPVAHRGPDMPEQLPLDEVLARLKPWLESADRKKVGQHLKYDAQVLANYDIALNGIEHDTLLESYVVESHRTHDMDSLALRHLGVKTIKYEDVAGKGAKQIGFDEVALAQAAEYAAEDADITLQLHRALYPQVAREPGLERVYREIEMPVSLVLRKMERTGVLIDDARLHAQSTEIATRLIELEAQAYELAGGEFNLGSPKQIGQIFFEKLQLPVVKKTPSGAPSTDEEVLQKLAEDYPLPKLLLEHRGLSKLKSTYTDKLPRMVNPATGRVHTNYAQAVAVTGRLASNDPNLQNIPVRTAEGRRIREAFIASPGHRIVSADYSQIELRIMAHISGDASLLRAFSQGEDIHRATAAEVFGVTPLEVNSDQRRIAKVINFGLIYGMSAFGLASNLGITRDAAKLYIDRYFARYPGVAQYMEDTRAIAKEKGYVETVFGRRLWLPEINGGNGPRRQAAERAAINAPMQGTAADLIKLSMIAVDDWLTRDKLASRMIMQVHDELVLEVPDGELSLVREKLPEMMCGVAKLKVPLVAEVGAGANWEEAH is encoded by the coding sequence ATGCCTGAAGAACGAAATCTGGAAGGTAAGACCCTGCTATTGGTTGACGGTTCGAGCTATCTGTATCGGGCTTACCATGCGATGCCTGATTTGCGTGGCCCTGGCGGGGAGCCGACCGGAGCGCTCTACGGAATCATCAACATGCTGCGCCGTATGCGCAAGGAAGTCAGTGCAGAGTATAGCGCTTGCGTGTTCGATGCAAAGGGCAAGACGTTCCGTGACGACCTTTATGCCGACTATAAGGCAAACCGTCCGTCGATGCCGCCCGACCTCGCATTGCAGGTCGAACCGATCCACGGCGCCGTGCGCGCGCTCGGCTGGCCGTTGCTGATGGTCGAAGGCGTCGAGGCCGACGACGTGATCGGCACGCTCGCGCGCGAAGCCGAACGGCACGGGATGAACGTGATCGTGTCGACCGGCGACAAGGATCTCGCGCAGCTCGTGACCGACCGCATCACGCTCGTCAACACGATGACCAACGAGACGCTCGACCGCGACGGCGTGATCGCGAAGTTCGGCGTGCCGCCCGAGCGGATCATCGACTACCTGGCACTGATCGGCGATACCGTCGACAACGTGCCGGGCGTCGAGAAGTGCGGGCCGAAGACGGCCGTGAAATGGCTGTCGCAATACGACAGCCTCGACGGCGTCATCGCGCATGCGGGCGACATCAAGGGCGTGGTCGGCGACAACCTGCGCCGCGCGCTCGACTTCCTGCCGCTCGGCCGCCAGCTCGTGACGGTCGAGACGGCCTGCGATCTCGCGCCGCATCTCGAATCGATCGAAGCGTCGCTGAAGAGCGACGGCGAAGCGCGCGACCTGTTGCGCGACATCTTCGCGCGCTACGGCTTCAAGACGTGGCTGCGCGAAGTCGACAGCGCACCCGCGGAAGGCGGCGGCGCCGATGCACCGGAAGGCGAACCGGCACCGGTGGTGGCGGCCGACATCGTTCGCGAATACGACACGATCCAGACCTGGGAGCAATTCGACGCGTGGTTCGCGACGATCGATGCGGCCGCGCTGACCGCGTTCGACACCGAGACGACCGCGCTCGATCCGATGCTCGCGCGGCTCGTCGGCCTGTCGTTCTCGGTCGAGCCCGGCAAGGCCGCTTACCTGCCGGTCGCGCACCGCGGCCCCGACATGCCCGAGCAGCTTCCGCTCGACGAAGTGCTCGCACGCCTGAAGCCGTGGCTCGAATCGGCCGATCGCAAGAAGGTCGGCCAGCACCTGAAGTACGACGCGCAGGTGCTCGCGAACTACGACATCGCGCTGAACGGCATCGAGCACGACACGCTGCTCGAATCGTACGTGGTCGAATCGCACCGCACGCACGACATGGACAGCCTCGCGCTGCGTCATCTGGGCGTCAAGACGATCAAGTACGAGGACGTGGCCGGCAAGGGCGCGAAGCAGATCGGTTTCGACGAAGTGGCGCTCGCGCAGGCCGCCGAATACGCGGCCGAAGATGCGGACATTACGCTGCAGCTTCATCGCGCGCTGTATCCGCAGGTTGCACGCGAACCGGGCCTCGAACGCGTGTATCGCGAGATCGAGATGCCGGTGTCGCTCGTGCTGCGCAAGATGGAGCGCACGGGCGTGCTGATCGACGACGCGCGCCTGCACGCGCAGAGCACCGAAATCGCGACGCGTCTGATCGAGCTCGAAGCGCAGGCGTACGAACTGGCGGGCGGCGAATTCAATCTCGGCTCGCCGAAGCAGATCGGGCAGATCTTCTTCGAGAAGCTGCAGTTGCCGGTCGTGAAGAAGACGCCGAGCGGCGCGCCGTCGACCGACGAGGAAGTGCTGCAGAAGCTGGCCGAGGATTACCCGCTGCCGAAGCTGCTGCTCGAGCATCGCGGGCTGTCGAAGCTGAAGTCGACCTATACCGACAAGCTGCCGCGCATGGTGAACCCCGCCACGGGCCGCGTGCATACGAACTATGCGCAGGCCGTCGCGGTGACGGGCCGCCTCGCGTCGAACGACCCGAATCTTCAGAACATTCCGGTGCGCACGGCCGAAGGCCGGCGGATCCGCGAGGCGTTCATCGCGTCGCCGGGCCACCGGATCGTGTCGGCCGACTATTCGCAGATCGAACTGCGGATCATGGCGCACATCTCGGGCGACGCGTCGCTGCTGCGCGCGTTCTCGCAGGGCGAGGACATCCACCGTGCAACGGCCGCCGAGGTGTTCGGCGTGACGCCGCTGGAGGTCAATTCCGACCAGCGCCGGATCGCGAAGGTGATCAACTTCGGGCTGATCTACGGGATGAGCGCATTCGGGCTCGCGTCGAACCTCGGTATCACGCGCGATGCGGCGAAGCTCTATATCGACCGCTATTTCGCCCGCTATCCGGGCGTCGCGCAGTACATGGAAGACACGCGCGCGATCGCGAAGGAGAAGGGCTACGTCGAAACCGTTTTCGGTCGCCGCCTGTGGCTGCCGGAGATCAACGGCGGCAACGGCCCGCGCCGCCAGGCGGCGGAGCGTGCGGCCATCAATGCGCCGATGCAGGGGACGGCGGCCGACCTGATCAAGCTGTCGATGATCGCGGTGGACGACTGGCTCACGCGCGACAAGCTTGCGTCGCGGATGATCATGCAGGTGCACGATGAACTGGTGCTCGAGGTGCCCGACGGCGAACTGTCGCTCGTGCGCGAGAAACTGCCCGAAATGATGTGCGGCGTCGCGAAGCTGAAGGTGCCGCTCGTCGCCGAGGTAGGCGCCGGCGCGAACTGGGAAGAGGCACACTGA
- a CDS encoding SDR family NAD(P)-dependent oxidoreductase, translating to MSDSRISSLPSAATRPRLDGRVALVTGGGTGIGRAAALAFARDGARVVVAGRRAAPLDETVRAIAERGGDAFAIAVDIASADGVRALVDATLERYGALHAAFNNAGTEGTFASIVEQTEADFDDVIATNLKGTWLSIKYEMEAMLAHGGGAIVNTSSWLAKGALAGSSTYSASKGALDALVRAVALEGGPHGIRINNVNPGIIDTPMARRFGDDDMFRPFAAFTPVRRIGTPEDVADAAVWLCSDEARFVTGESILVDGGYTIGGMR from the coding sequence ATGTCCGATTCACGCATCTCATCCCTCCCTTCGGCCGCGACGCGCCCCCGCCTCGACGGACGCGTCGCGCTCGTCACGGGCGGCGGCACCGGCATCGGCCGCGCGGCCGCGCTCGCGTTCGCGCGGGACGGCGCCCGCGTCGTCGTCGCCGGGCGGCGTGCGGCGCCGCTCGACGAAACCGTGCGGGCGATCGCCGAACGCGGCGGCGACGCATTCGCGATCGCCGTCGACATCGCGTCCGCCGATGGCGTGCGCGCGCTCGTCGACGCGACGCTCGAGCGCTACGGCGCGTTGCACGCGGCATTCAACAATGCCGGCACGGAAGGTACGTTCGCATCGATCGTGGAACAGACGGAAGCCGACTTCGACGACGTGATCGCCACCAATCTCAAGGGCACGTGGCTGTCGATCAAATACGAGATGGAAGCGATGCTCGCGCACGGCGGCGGCGCGATCGTCAATACGTCGTCGTGGCTCGCGAAAGGCGCGCTGGCCGGCTCGTCGACCTATTCGGCGAGCAAGGGCGCGCTCGATGCGCTGGTGCGCGCGGTCGCGCTCGAAGGCGGCCCGCACGGCATCCGGATCAACAACGTGAACCCCGGCATCATCGACACGCCGATGGCGCGCCGCTTCGGCGACGACGACATGTTTCGCCCGTTCGCCGCGTTCACGCCCGTGCGGCGGATCGGCACCCCCGAGGATGTGGCCGACGCGGCTGTCTGGCTGTGCAGCGACGAAGCGCGCTTCGTGACCGGCGAATCGATCCTCGTCGACGGCGGCTACACGATCGGCGGCATGCGCTGA
- a CDS encoding aldo/keto reductase gives MEYVRLGTSGLKVSKLCLGCMTYGDPSWRPWVATEDVARPFIRAALDAGVMFFDTADIYSDGESERMLGRALRDFAARDDVVIATKAFFPTGDGPNARGLSRKHLFASIDASLQRLGTDYVDLYVIHRFDPDTPIDETLDALDAIVRSGKARYLGASSMHAWQFMKMLAFQRHHGLARFVSMQSQYSLICRDDERDMLPLCIDEGVAYTPWSPLGRGLLAGSRDAGTTRAATDGQMVSWYDGRDAVAATVEAVRQVARARGVPPARIALAWALRRPGVTAPIVGLSKPHHAADALAALDLVLDDGETALLEAAFDRLREPVQW, from the coding sequence ATGGAGTACGTGAGACTGGGAACGTCCGGGCTGAAGGTGTCGAAGCTGTGCCTGGGCTGCATGACCTACGGCGATCCGTCGTGGCGGCCGTGGGTCGCGACCGAGGACGTGGCGCGCCCGTTCATCCGCGCGGCGCTCGACGCGGGCGTGATGTTCTTCGACACGGCGGACATCTATTCGGACGGCGAGAGCGAACGCATGCTCGGGCGCGCGCTGCGCGACTTCGCGGCGCGCGACGACGTGGTGATCGCGACCAAGGCGTTCTTTCCGACCGGCGACGGCCCGAATGCGCGCGGGCTGTCGCGCAAGCATCTGTTCGCGAGCATCGATGCATCGCTGCAGCGCCTCGGCACCGATTACGTCGATCTCTACGTCATCCATCGGTTCGATCCGGACACGCCGATCGACGAAACGCTCGACGCACTCGACGCGATCGTCCGCAGCGGCAAGGCGCGCTATCTCGGCGCGTCGTCGATGCATGCCTGGCAGTTCATGAAGATGCTGGCATTCCAGCGGCACCACGGCCTCGCCCGGTTTGTGTCGATGCAGAGCCAGTACAGCCTGATCTGCCGCGACGACGAACGCGACATGCTGCCGCTGTGCATCGACGAAGGCGTCGCGTATACGCCGTGGTCGCCGCTCGGCCGCGGGCTGCTGGCCGGCTCACGCGATGCGGGGACGACGCGGGCCGCGACCGACGGGCAGATGGTGTCCTGGTACGACGGCCGCGACGCGGTCGCGGCGACCGTCGAAGCGGTCCGGCAGGTGGCGCGGGCACGCGGCGTGCCGCCTGCGCGGATCGCCCTCGCGTGGGCGCTGCGGCGGCCCGGCGTGACCGCGCCGATCGTCGGGTTGTCGAAGCCGCATCATGCGGCCGATGCGCTCGCGGCGCTCGACCTGGTACTGGACGACGGTGAAACAGCGTTGCTGGAGGCCGCGTTCGACCGCCTACGCGAGCCGGTGCAGTGGTGA
- a CDS encoding LysR family transcriptional regulator, which translates to MDRLKALTVFVRVAAAGGISAGARELGMTPQAASKQVAALEALLNVRLFQRSTHRIALTAEGERLLAQCRGAVGELETALRTLDDDRAQAVGTIRVAAPYSLARRFLAPLLGEFCDRQPGVTAELIVSDDMADIVEQRIDIAVRTGDLPDSGLVARRVADLQLVVCAAPAYLRRHGEPQTVDALRDHRCTAFLYPRTGKPFPWEFLVDGRVDTQQVSPFIATNDIDAELDIVLSGAAIGQFFGYSVHAHVREGRLVPLLTRHATCRYGLYLCMPQRTHLPRRSRLLMDFLAARLGAHPELAPLPLAGAPA; encoded by the coding sequence ATGGATCGTTTGAAGGCGCTGACGGTATTCGTCCGCGTGGCAGCCGCGGGCGGTATCAGCGCGGGTGCCCGCGAGCTCGGCATGACGCCGCAGGCGGCCAGCAAGCAGGTCGCCGCGCTGGAGGCGTTGCTGAACGTGCGGCTGTTCCAGCGCTCGACGCACCGGATCGCGCTGACGGCCGAGGGCGAGCGCCTGCTCGCGCAGTGCCGCGGCGCTGTCGGGGAACTCGAGACCGCGCTGCGCACGCTTGACGACGATCGCGCACAGGCGGTCGGCACGATCCGCGTCGCGGCACCTTATTCGCTGGCCCGGCGCTTTCTCGCGCCGTTGCTCGGCGAGTTCTGCGACCGGCAGCCGGGTGTAACCGCGGAGCTGATCGTCAGCGACGACATGGCCGACATCGTCGAGCAACGGATCGACATCGCAGTGCGGACCGGCGATTTGCCCGATAGCGGGCTGGTCGCGCGGCGCGTCGCCGATCTGCAACTGGTCGTCTGCGCGGCGCCGGCGTATCTGCGTCGCCACGGCGAGCCGCAGACCGTCGATGCGTTGCGCGATCACCGCTGCACCGCGTTCCTGTATCCGCGTACGGGCAAGCCGTTTCCATGGGAATTCCTCGTCGACGGCCGCGTCGACACGCAACAGGTGTCCCCGTTCATCGCGACCAACGATATCGATGCCGAACTCGACATCGTGCTGAGCGGCGCCGCGATCGGCCAGTTCTTCGGCTATTCGGTCCACGCGCACGTGCGCGAGGGTCGTCTCGTGCCGCTGCTGACGAGGCACGCTACCTGTCGCTACGGGCTCTATCTGTGCATGCCGCAGCGCACCCATTTGCCGCGACGGAGCCGGCTGCTGATGGATTTCCTCGCAGCCCGGCTGGGCGCGCATCCGGAACTCGCGCCGCTCCCGCTGGCGGGCGCGCCGGCATGA
- a CDS encoding NAD(P)/FAD-dependent oxidoreductase produces the protein MHRIIIVGGGAGGLELATRLGDRYGARGNRPARALVTLVDRNPTHIWKPLLHEVAAGSMDPFTQELEYAAQARWHGFEFQQGELTGLDRAAKRVTLSPVNDSDGEELLPERELEYDTLVIAIGSTTHFFGVQGAPENAIALDTVGEAERFRKRLIAACMRAEHQVPAPTAPGDAAEPRIQVVIVGGGATGVELSAELRNTAQVLSVYGLHKLDPRHDVGIVLIESGPRILPALQERVSSATAELLEKLGVRLMLGERVTEVAPGLVHTASGKAVRADLTVWAAGIKAPSVLSHLDGLQVNKLGQLDVRRTLQTFTDDNVFALGDCAACAWPGNERNVPPRAQAAHQQASFLLKAIGCRLEGRPLPEFTYRDFGSLVSLGHFSAVGNLMGGLIGGNMLIEGLFARFMYMSLYRLHIAALHGYPRMMLDTVAHWLRRTTLPRVKLH, from the coding sequence ATGCATCGGATCATCATCGTAGGCGGAGGCGCGGGCGGCCTGGAACTGGCGACGCGGCTCGGCGACCGTTACGGCGCGCGCGGCAATCGTCCCGCGCGTGCGCTTGTCACGCTCGTCGACCGCAATCCGACGCACATCTGGAAACCGCTGCTGCACGAGGTCGCGGCCGGCAGCATGGACCCGTTCACGCAGGAGCTCGAATATGCGGCGCAGGCGCGCTGGCACGGCTTCGAGTTCCAGCAGGGCGAGCTGACCGGGCTCGACCGCGCGGCGAAGCGCGTCACGCTGTCGCCCGTCAACGACAGCGACGGCGAGGAACTGCTGCCGGAGCGCGAGCTGGAATATGACACGCTCGTGATCGCGATCGGCAGCACGACCCATTTCTTCGGCGTGCAGGGCGCGCCGGAAAACGCGATCGCGCTCGATACCGTCGGCGAGGCCGAGCGCTTCCGCAAGCGGCTGATCGCCGCGTGCATGCGCGCCGAGCACCAGGTGCCGGCGCCGACCGCGCCGGGCGATGCGGCCGAGCCGCGCATCCAGGTCGTGATCGTCGGCGGCGGCGCGACGGGCGTCGAGTTGTCGGCGGAGCTGCGCAACACGGCGCAGGTGCTGTCCGTGTACGGGCTGCACAAGCTCGACCCGCGCCACGACGTCGGCATCGTGCTGATCGAATCGGGGCCGCGAATTCTGCCGGCGTTGCAGGAGCGCGTGTCGTCGGCGACGGCCGAACTGCTCGAAAAGCTCGGCGTGCGGCTGATGCTCGGCGAGCGCGTGACCGAGGTTGCGCCGGGGCTCGTGCATACCGCGAGCGGCAAGGCGGTGCGCGCGGACCTGACGGTCTGGGCAGCCGGTATCAAGGCGCCGTCCGTGCTCTCGCATCTCGACGGCCTCCAGGTCAACAAGCTCGGCCAGCTCGACGTGCGCCGCACGCTGCAGACCTTCACCGACGACAACGTGTTCGCGCTCGGCGATTGCGCGGCATGCGCGTGGCCCGGTAACGAACGCAACGTGCCGCCGCGCGCGCAGGCCGCGCACCAGCAGGCGAGTTTCCTGCTGAAGGCGATCGGCTGCCGGCTCGAAGGGCGTCCGCTGCCCGAGTTCACGTATCGCGATTTTGGTTCGCTGGTGTCGCTCGGCCATTTCAGCGCGGTCGGCAACCTGATGGGCGGGCTGATCGGCGGCAACATGCTGATCGAAGGGCTGTTCGCGCGCTTCATGTACATGTCGTTGTATCGGCTGCACATCGCGGCGCTGCACGGCTATCCGCGGATGATGCTCGACACGGTCGCGCACTGGCTGCGGCGCACGACGCTGCCGCGCGTCAAGCTGCACTGA
- a CDS encoding sulfurtransferase encodes MPHTHYTTLISAANLAERLAAAPGSVVLFDCRFDLVDPGAGEAAYAAGHIPGAQYLHLDRDLSGRKTGTNGRHPLPTRDALATLLASRGLKQGQQVVAYDAQGGAYAARLWWLLRWLGHDSVTVLDGGLQAWEAAGQPLTADVPQPAAGDFRAATPLESTVDAAAVLANVTSRTRVVIDARAPDRYRGENETIDRVGGHIPGARNRFFKDNLNADGRFKTGHELRETFSTLLAGTEPNLVILQCGSGVTACHNALALEIAGLHGASLYPGSWSEWSADPSRPIATGPNP; translated from the coding sequence ATGCCACACACTCATTACACCACGCTCATCTCCGCCGCCAATCTCGCCGAGCGCCTGGCCGCGGCGCCCGGCAGCGTCGTGCTGTTCGACTGCCGCTTCGATCTCGTCGATCCCGGCGCGGGCGAAGCCGCGTATGCGGCCGGCCACATCCCCGGCGCGCAGTACCTTCATCTCGACCGCGACCTGTCGGGCCGCAAGACGGGCACCAACGGCCGCCATCCGCTGCCGACCCGCGATGCACTCGCCACGCTGCTCGCGAGCCGTGGCCTCAAGCAGGGCCAGCAGGTCGTCGCGTACGATGCGCAAGGCGGCGCGTATGCGGCACGCCTGTGGTGGCTGCTGCGCTGGCTCGGCCACGATTCGGTCACCGTGCTCGACGGCGGCCTGCAGGCCTGGGAAGCAGCCGGCCAGCCGCTGACGGCCGACGTACCGCAACCGGCCGCCGGTGATTTCCGCGCGGCAACGCCGCTCGAATCGACGGTCGACGCGGCAGCCGTGCTGGCGAACGTGACGTCGCGCACGCGCGTCGTGATCGATGCTCGCGCACCGGACCGCTATCGCGGCGAAAACGAAACGATCGATCGTGTAGGCGGCCACATCCCTGGCGCACGCAACCGGTTCTTCAAGGACAACCTGAACGCCGACGGCCGCTTCAAGACCGGCCATGAACTGCGCGAGACGTTCTCCACGCTGCTGGCGGGCACCGAACCGAACCTCGTGATCCTGCAGTGCGGCTCCGGCGTCACCGCGTGCCACAACGCGCTTGCGCTGGAGATCGCGGGGCTGCACGGCGCATCGCTGTATCCGGGCTCGTGGAGCGAATGGAGCGCCGATCCGTCGCGGCCGATCGCGACCGGCCCGAACCCGTAA
- a CDS encoding dienelactone hydrolase family protein, with protein sequence MLKPEVDSLVPHVPFSRRKFMQAALGGTFAAAVLPVSAQTVTTDSAGLDVDTVEIRSGDASVPAYRAQPAGKTNLPVIIVIHEIFAVHAHIADVCRRFAKLGYLAIAPDLFARQGNVSKYPTIQALVDNIVSKVPDRQVTEDLDATVAWAGKNGGDLARLGVTGFCWGGRQAWLYAEHNPHVRAAVAWYGFVEGKTDEMTPFNPVDHAASLKVPVLGLYGEKDTNITQASLADMRKAIQASDSKLARESEIVVYPDAGHAFFADYRPSYVKADAEDGWKRAIAWFHKFGVM encoded by the coding sequence ATGTTGAAACCCGAAGTCGACAGCCTGGTCCCCCACGTCCCGTTCTCGCGCCGCAAGTTCATGCAGGCCGCGCTGGGCGGCACTTTCGCGGCAGCCGTGCTGCCCGTTTCGGCGCAGACGGTCACGACCGACAGTGCCGGGCTGGACGTCGACACCGTCGAGATCCGCTCCGGCGACGCGAGCGTGCCGGCCTATCGCGCGCAGCCGGCCGGCAAGACGAACCTGCCGGTCATCATCGTGATCCACGAGATCTTCGCCGTGCACGCGCATATCGCCGATGTCTGCCGCCGCTTCGCGAAGCTCGGCTACCTCGCGATCGCGCCCGACCTGTTCGCGCGGCAGGGCAACGTGTCGAAGTATCCGACGATCCAGGCGCTCGTCGACAACATCGTCAGCAAGGTGCCGGACCGGCAGGTCACGGAGGATCTCGATGCGACGGTTGCATGGGCCGGCAAGAACGGTGGCGACCTGGCGCGTCTCGGCGTGACGGGGTTCTGCTGGGGCGGCCGCCAGGCGTGGCTGTATGCCGAACACAATCCGCACGTGCGTGCGGCCGTTGCGTGGTACGGGTTCGTCGAAGGCAAGACCGACGAGATGACGCCGTTCAATCCGGTCGATCATGCGGCGTCGCTGAAGGTGCCCGTGCTCGGGCTGTACGGCGAGAAGGATACGAACATCACGCAGGCGTCGCTCGCGGACATGCGCAAGGCGATCCAGGCGAGCGACTCGAAGCTCGCGCGCGAATCAGAGATCGTCGTGTATCCGGATGCCGGCCACGCGTTCTTCGCCGACTACCGGCCGAGCTATGTCAAGGCCGATGCCGAGGACGGCTGGAAGCGCGCGATCGCGTGGTTCCACAAGTTCGGCGTGATGTAA